One part of the Nitrospiraceae bacterium genome encodes these proteins:
- a CDS encoding polymer-forming cytoskeletal protein, with amino-acid sequence MKKPGFTGDDNITLLAKGVELKGEIRVEGTVRIDGFLEGNIQTKGQVIVGEDGLVQGTISAGTIISSGRIKATVTAIERIQLLKTATLIGEVHTPILMMEEGAKLQGTTDMGVAAWPEELPKLPGTVRSLSARRTKQVVAIDHEPRS; translated from the coding sequence ATGAAGAAACCCGGCTTCACTGGCGACGACAATATCACGCTCTTGGCGAAAGGCGTCGAGCTGAAGGGGGAGATTCGCGTCGAGGGCACGGTCCGGATCGACGGGTTTCTGGAAGGCAACATCCAAACCAAGGGGCAGGTCATCGTCGGCGAAGACGGGCTCGTCCAAGGCACGATTTCGGCTGGGACCATCATCAGTAGCGGCCGCATCAAGGCGACCGTTACGGCCATCGAGCGGATTCAGCTGCTCAAGACCGCGACCCTAATCGGAGAGGTGCATACCCCGATTCTGATGATGGAAGAAGGGGCTAAGCTCCAGGGGACAACTGACATGGGAGTTGCGGCCTGGCCGGAGGAACTCCCCAAGTTACCGGGGACGGTCCGCAGTCTCTCGGCACGACGGACGAAGCAGGTCGTTGCGATCGACCACGAGCCGCGCAGCTAG
- a CDS encoding DUF3365 domain-containing protein, giving the protein MDRVGRSISTASILFLLASATSAASLDAKSEAPAAAIHAEKVAAYVHAVIQADRTIYTSQIVNRMQEKHIVIAAEHWEQDNALPLPAQFLQQSGRAVAEGGTGIRFRLIGLSPIYQRNGPATEFERKALQTLARQPDRPVAGIVTSGQKRYYQAIYPDRAVAVACVTCHNTHPLSPKRDFKLNDVMGGIAITIPLDEK; this is encoded by the coding sequence ATGGACCGCGTCGGGCGTTCAATCAGCACCGCATCCATCCTCTTCCTCTTAGCATCAGCAACCTCCGCCGCGTCGCTTGATGCGAAGAGTGAGGCCCCCGCAGCCGCCATCCACGCCGAAAAGGTAGCGGCCTACGTACATGCCGTCATTCAGGCGGATCGGACGATCTATACCAGCCAAATCGTGAATCGGATGCAAGAAAAACATATCGTCATCGCAGCAGAACATTGGGAACAGGATAATGCCCTTCCACTGCCCGCACAGTTTCTCCAGCAATCAGGCAGGGCTGTCGCCGAAGGAGGCACCGGCATTCGATTCCGCCTCATCGGCCTTTCCCCCATCTATCAGCGAAACGGGCCAGCCACGGAATTCGAGCGGAAGGCTCTACAGACCCTCGCTCGTCAGCCGGATCGTCCGGTCGCAGGTATCGTCACCAGCGGACAAAAACGTTACTACCAGGCAATCTACCCGGACCGAGCCGTGGCCGTCGCCTGCGTGACCTGTCATAACACCCACCCGCTCAGTCCGAAGAGAGATTTCAAGCTCAATGACGTGATGGGTGGAATCGCGATTACCATCCCACTGGACGAGAAATAA